The following nucleotide sequence is from Streptomyces brevispora.
ACGCCCCACTCCTGGCACAGCGCCGCGACCAGCACCAGCCCGCGCCCCGCCACCTCATCGCCCGCGGGCAGGACCGCCCGCACGGCCGGCCTGCGCTCCCCCCGGGTGTCGCTGACCTCCACCCGCAGCCGCTCACCGCTCATCCGGACCATCCGCAGCCGGGCGTCCCGGCCGGGGCCCAGCCCGTGCGTGACGGCGTTCGCGGCCAGTTCGCCGACGATCAGGCTCACCGTGTCGTTCACCTCGGAGCCGTACCGGTGGCCCCACTCGTGGACGCGGTGCGAGGCCAGTCGCCGCGCGAGGCGGGCGCCGCGCGCGGTGGAGGAGAAGCGCAGTTCGAAGGTGTCGCCGGTGCGCGGCGCGGGGAGGTCGGTCGTCGTCATGCCCAGGAGTTTCGCGACGAACAACCCGCTCCCACCAGGGGTAACACCCGTACAGGCAGATCCTGTCGGG
It contains:
- a CDS encoding ATP-binding protein; amino-acid sequence: MTTTDLPAPRTGDTFELRFSSTARGARLARRLASHRVHEWGHRYGSEVNDTVSLIVGELAANAVTHGLGPGRDARLRMVRMSGERLRVEVSDTRGERRPAVRAVLPAGDEVAGRGLVLVAALCQEWGVTDREGAPGKTVWAVVATATAEQRDGSGADRALRGSS